The Listeria monocytogenes genome window below encodes:
- the psiE gene encoding phosphate-starvation-inducible protein PsiE — protein MKRLEKISSIVPILLRITLNLALIMVGFTLVAFLIREAFTIFNNIFFLDTDVSYYYMTQDILTFFLYFEFIALIVKYFESHFHFPLRYFIYIGITAIIRFIIVDHSSATSTLILSGAILLLVAALFLANTKLLKREG, from the coding sequence ATGAAACGATTAGAAAAAATTTCTTCTATTGTTCCCATCCTGCTACGAATCACCCTAAATCTGGCACTTATTATGGTCGGTTTTACCCTTGTTGCTTTTTTAATTAGAGAGGCATTTACGATTTTCAATAATATTTTCTTCTTAGATACAGATGTTTCTTACTATTATATGACACAAGATATTTTAACGTTTTTCCTTTACTTTGAATTTATTGCGCTTATTGTAAAATATTTCGAATCTCATTTTCATTTCCCGCTGCGCTACTTTATTTATATTGGCATCACAGCGATTATTCGATTTATTATTGTCGATCATTCTAGCGCAACTTCCACGCTGATACTTTCAGGCGCGATTTTGCTCCTAGTCGCTGCATTATTTTTAGCTAATACAAAGTTGCTCAAGCGAGAGGGCTAA
- a CDS encoding ABC transporter ATP-binding protein codes for MLKRFFSYYKPYRTLFIIDFGCAVLAAILELAFPVAVNHVIDTLLPGKDFGLIITAALALLFFYILNTFMQYIVTYFGHMLGLNIETDMRRDLFSHLQKQPFGFYDNQKTGKLMSRMTTDLFEIGEVAHHGPEDIFISIMSLFGAFFLMLNINVKLAISTFILVPILTVLIVYFNKRMTKVTTGIFKDLGNFNAGVENAISGVRVVQAFANEPHEKGRFSVLNQAYRQSKLMFYKVMGLSFSFNYFLMRLISLFALLFGAYFTINGEISYGEFVGFILLTNVFIRPIEKINNVIESYPKGFAGFKRFLEVMDTEPAIQDEKGAKPAEAFRGDIAYNQVSFEYSDGKKVLNHINLSIKAGETVAFVGPSGAGKTTICNLLPRFYDVSAGEITIDGENIKRFTLPSLRAQIGVVQQDVFLFSGTVRENIAYGKLDASDEEIEHVVKLAHLSKVVEEMPDGLDTIIGERGVKLSGGQKQRLAIARMFLKNPPILILDEATSALDTETEQVIQASLEELAEGRTTLIIAHRLATIKHADRIIVVNETGIAETGTHDELLAQDNGAYKRLYDAQFNTI; via the coding sequence ATTCTAAAACGATTTTTTAGTTATTATAAACCGTATCGAACACTTTTTATCATTGATTTTGGTTGTGCCGTTTTAGCTGCTATTTTGGAGTTGGCCTTTCCTGTCGCGGTTAACCACGTGATTGATACATTACTTCCAGGAAAAGATTTTGGGTTGATTATTACTGCGGCACTCGCCTTATTATTCTTTTACATACTTAATACATTTATGCAGTACATTGTCACTTATTTTGGCCATATGCTTGGTCTTAACATAGAAACAGATATGCGGAGAGATTTATTCAGTCATTTGCAAAAACAACCATTTGGCTTTTACGATAATCAGAAAACCGGGAAATTGATGTCGCGAATGACGACTGATTTATTTGAAATTGGTGAAGTGGCGCATCACGGTCCCGAAGATATTTTTATTTCGATTATGTCCCTTTTTGGTGCCTTTTTCTTAATGTTAAATATCAATGTGAAATTAGCGATTTCGACCTTTATTCTAGTGCCGATTTTGACTGTTTTAATTGTTTACTTCAACAAACGAATGACCAAAGTAACAACCGGGATTTTTAAAGATTTAGGAAATTTTAATGCCGGCGTGGAAAATGCCATTAGCGGGGTGCGGGTTGTGCAAGCATTCGCCAACGAGCCACATGAAAAAGGGCGTTTTAGCGTGCTCAATCAAGCGTACCGTCAGTCAAAACTAATGTTCTACAAAGTGATGGGCTTGAGTTTTTCGTTTAACTATTTTCTAATGCGATTGATTAGTTTATTTGCTCTTTTATTCGGAGCTTATTTTACGATTAATGGCGAAATATCTTATGGGGAGTTTGTCGGATTTATTTTGCTAACGAACGTGTTCATCCGACCAATCGAGAAAATCAACAACGTAATCGAAAGCTATCCAAAGGGCTTTGCAGGATTTAAGCGATTCCTAGAAGTAATGGATACAGAACCAGCAATCCAAGACGAAAAAGGTGCGAAACCGGCCGAAGCGTTCCGCGGTGACATTGCATACAACCAAGTATCTTTTGAATATAGTGATGGGAAAAAGGTTCTAAATCATATAAATCTTTCTATTAAAGCTGGAGAGACTGTTGCATTTGTTGGGCCAAGTGGGGCTGGGAAAACAACGATTTGTAATTTATTGCCACGTTTTTACGATGTATCAGCTGGTGAGATTACGATTGACGGTGAGAATATTAAACGATTTACTTTACCATCCTTACGAGCACAAATCGGTGTCGTGCAACAAGATGTCTTTCTGTTTTCCGGTACAGTTCGTGAAAATATCGCGTACGGAAAATTAGATGCTAGCGATGAAGAAATAGAGCATGTCGTGAAACTCGCGCATCTTTCCAAAGTAGTAGAAGAAATGCCAGATGGACTTGACACAATCATTGGTGAGCGGGGCGTCAAACTTTCTGGGGGACAAAAACAACGGTTAGCTATTGCGCGAATGTTTTTGAAGAATCCGCCGATTTTAATTTTAGATGAAGCGACGTCAGCACTGGATACCGAAACCGAGCAAGTGATTCAAGCTTCATTAGAAGAACTAGCAGAAGGGCGTACGACATTAATTATCGCGCACCGACTTGCGACCATTAAGCATGCTGACCGAATTATCGTTGTAAATGAAACGGGCATCGCAGAAACGGGAACTCATGATGAACTTTTAGCGCAAGATAATGGCGCCTATAAGCGATTATATGATGCCCAGTTTAATACAATTTAA